The following are encoded in a window of Rubellicoccus peritrichatus genomic DNA:
- a CDS encoding dienelactone hydrolase family protein — MKKLLDNFTRCGSSRGLRVYSTSLFLIVTASFCSAFTFEDVFFDVPQSLLPNPIPEPTAQLLALQNYPDDDQRLTLVGRLYLPDANVYGPGPYPAVVVMHGSGGVWSNDLIANGLSSQFRKWGELLSGMGYACLCPDSYNPRGIPGNFSSRRPHYDPAIDDDLCSPNYERPKDVIAALTYLQSRADIDSENTALIGFSHGAQTCINAILDVSVDLGVYDVSYIDYVQDEETELWEEVSTDKVVDSPVRIPSDIPFPKLCALYYGGGSHYGYHGSANDTGAGRYMFDRRTNVLMFHGTDDFLMDVDDPEVTPMTGNLYPIKQALASSAQAAALGVDDPLKHHFLLDLVDHSFDGETIADEQDWNTNAESADQKAKRLCREEVLKWLEALLQAVPQLTIENDPLVLGDVDLSSPTNTRLNYQWSYSDDLLNWHSLGSAFDGDGSLMTESTDLGQPGQRFFRLDYAAIEPPIDDPDNDGFFRSYADFSY, encoded by the coding sequence ATGAAAAAGCTACTGGATAACTTCACCCGTTGTGGTTCAAGCCGTGGGCTGCGCGTATACTCAACTTCATTGTTCTTGATAGTTACTGCGTCGTTTTGTTCCGCATTTACCTTTGAGGATGTCTTTTTTGATGTCCCTCAATCACTTTTGCCAAATCCGATTCCTGAGCCAACTGCCCAGCTATTGGCTCTGCAGAATTACCCGGATGATGATCAACGTCTGACCCTGGTTGGTCGGCTCTATTTACCAGATGCCAATGTCTATGGCCCGGGTCCCTATCCTGCGGTTGTTGTGATGCATGGTTCAGGGGGTGTCTGGTCAAATGACCTGATTGCGAATGGGTTGAGTTCTCAATTTCGGAAATGGGGAGAATTGTTATCGGGGATGGGCTATGCATGCCTTTGCCCGGATAGCTATAATCCACGTGGCATTCCAGGGAATTTCAGTAGCAGGCGTCCGCATTATGATCCGGCAATCGACGACGACTTGTGCTCGCCAAATTATGAGCGTCCCAAAGATGTCATTGCCGCATTAACTTACCTCCAGTCCCGTGCTGATATTGATTCAGAGAATACTGCTTTGATTGGTTTTTCTCATGGTGCTCAAACCTGCATCAATGCCATTCTGGATGTTTCCGTAGACCTTGGTGTCTATGATGTTTCTTACATCGATTACGTTCAGGATGAAGAGACAGAATTATGGGAAGAGGTCTCGACAGACAAAGTCGTGGATAGTCCGGTTCGCATTCCTTCGGATATTCCTTTTCCAAAATTATGTGCTCTATATTACGGGGGCGGTTCTCATTATGGTTACCATGGATCAGCGAATGACACAGGCGCAGGCCGTTACATGTTTGATCGCCGCACCAATGTGCTGATGTTTCATGGAACCGATGATTTTCTAATGGACGTCGACGATCCTGAAGTCACACCAATGACGGGAAATCTATATCCGATAAAACAGGCGTTGGCTTCATCGGCTCAAGCGGCAGCACTGGGTGTGGATGATCCATTGAAGCATCATTTCTTACTCGATTTGGTTGATCACTCTTTTGACGGTGAAACGATTGCAGACGAACAGGATTGGAACACCAATGCAGAATCTGCCGACCAGAAAGCTAAACGCCTATGTCGTGAAGAGGTTTTGAAATGGCTGGAAGCATTGCTTCAAGCGGTTCCTCAACTGACTATCGAGAATGATCCTTTGGTTCTTGGAGATGTGGACCTGTCAAGCCCGACAAATACCCGGTTGAACTATCAATGGTCCTACAGCGATGATCTCTTGAACTGGCATAGCTTGGGCTCTGCTTTTGATGGAGATGGTTCCCTTATGACAGAATCGACAGACCTGGGACAGCCCGGAC